Within Ralstonia pickettii DTP0602, the genomic segment CGGCGGCGGCTTCGGCGGACGGGTGCCAGTTGGTCATCGGGTAGTGCCGGTAGACGAAGCGCACCTGCGGGCCGTAGTGCTCCAGCAGGATCTTCATCGCGCCATAGGCGATGCGGCAATAGGAGCACTCGAAGTCGCCGTATTCGACGACGGTGACTTTGGCGGTGTCGGGGCCGATGGCGTGGTCGGCAGCGGTGACGGCGACTTCCAGCATTGGCGTTCTCCGGTGCGTGCGCGGCAAGCATGCGCGGATCTCTGGTGCGGGAGGTTCCAGTTTAGTCCTCGCCGGCGGCAAGCGCGGGTAGTCGTACCGACCGTTACGGCACGATCGACAGGAACAGGTAGGCCGCCAGGATCACCAGGTGCACCACGCCTTGCAGGATGGTGGTGCGCCCCATGCCCAGCGTCAGCGACGACACCACCAGCGTCAGCACCAGCAGCACCATGTCCTTGGCACCCAGTCCCAGCTCCAGCGGCTGGCCGATCCAGATAAATACCGCGGCCACCGTCGGGATGGTCAGCCCGATGCTGGCCAGCGCCGAGCCCAGCGCCAGGTTCAGGCTGGTCTGGATGCGGTCGGCGCGCGCCGACCGCAGCGCGGCCAGCCCCTCGGGCAGCAGCACCATGGCGGCGATCACGATCCCCACCACCGCAGCCGGCGCGCCCGCCTTCAGTACCGCGGCCTCGACCGAGGGCGACAGCAGCTTGGCCAGCGCCACCACCAGCACCAGGCACACGATCAGCAGCGCGCCGCTGGTCAGCGCGATGCGCGCGGGCGGCGGCGGGGCATGGACGCTCTCGTCGGAGCTGCCTTCGGCCAGGAAGTAGTCGCGGTGGCGGATGGTCTGCACGAACACGAACGAGCCGTACAGCACCAGCGACATCACGCCCGAGAAGGCCAGCTGCGCCGGCGTCAGCACCGGGCCCGGCGACGAGCTGGTGTAGTTGGGCAGCACCATGGTCAGCACCAGCAGCGCCGCCAGCACCGCCATCGCGGCATTGGCGCCGGGCGCCTGGAAGGCCTGTTCGCGGTGGTGCAGGCCGCCGACGAACAGGCACAGCCCGACGATGCCGTTGCAGATCAGCATGACCGCGGCAAACACGGTGTCGCGCGCCAGGCCGGCCTTCTCCGGTCCAGACGACAGCATCACCGATACGATCAGCGCGACTTCGATCACCGTCACGGCGATTGCCAGCACCAGCGTGCCGAAGGGCTCGCCCACCTTGTGCGCCACCACTTCGGCGTGGTGCACGGCCGAGAAGACGGCGCCGGCCAGTGCCGCCGCCATCAGCGCGATCAGCCAGCCCTGGTCGGGCAGCAGCCAGGCCAGGCCAAGCGTGGCCACGGCGGCCAGCGGCGCCCAGAGGGTCCAAGCCGGCAGCTTGTTGGAAGTCAGTGCCATCCCTGTTTTGTCCTTTCTTGTCGTTGTACCGTGCCGGGCGGCACGGGCGCGCCTGACGGCACGCATGATAGCGGAGGGGGGTGCCGCGAAAGCCACGGAGGGTGGGTGCGGCAACAGTGGTATGGCAGGCGGGAAGCCGATCGGTTCCCTTCAATTGCCGAAATTTGCGGGCAATTGCGTGGGGTTTGCTGCGGGATGTGGGTTGCCGGAACGGAGCTGGGCTTCAGTGGGAAGGCGGTTTGTCTTCCTCAACCGGCGCGCGCGCGGGCGCCCGCTCTCGCAAGGCGGGATGGTTGCGCAGGATCCACCGCGCGGCAAACAGCAATGCGATCAGGCACCCGAAAAAATACGCGCACAAGGCGACGACGTTTTGCATGGCTTTGATTGACCCGGAGTGTCGGCTCTTGTGGCCGGTGTGAGCGGAGTATGCGCAGCATTCGCAACGTCCGACACCCTCATGAGGTGGGGCAGGCGCCGCCTTTGCGTGCGCCGGGTCACACAGGGACACCCAGGAACAAGGGGGGCAACTCAGGCCGCGTCGGGAATCGGTTCGCCCGGCACCTTGGGTGCCGGCTCGGCGTGCATGGCGTCTGCCGGCAGGAGGTTCAGGAAGGTCCGCGCCACCTCCGGCTCGCGGCAGGCCAGCCAGTCGTCCCACTGCGCGCGCGGCACGATCACCACCGAGCGCTTCTCGTCGCCCGGCTTGTGGAAGCGCTGCATCACCGGGTGCCGGTCGGAGTTGACGGTCAGCATGGTGAACGACAGGGCCTGGTCCGGCCAGCCGCGCCACAGGCCCGCAATGCCGAAGGCCGGCTCGCCCGGCAGCGTGATGCGCCAGCGCACCGGCTTGCCGGGCGGGCCGCCGGGCATCGCGTCCTCGGGGTAGGCGAATTCGTAGAACGCGGTCGCCGGCACCAGGCACAGCTGGCCCTGGCGCCAGTAGCGGGCGAAAGCGGGGCGTTCGCCCACGGTCTCGCTGCGGGCATTGGTGGTGTCGTAGCGGCGTGCGCCGGGCGGGATGCGCTGGCGCGGCACCATGCCGAACGTGGCCAGGTCGGCGCTGCGGGTGCCGTCGTCGGTGGCGCGCACGATCGGCGCCAGGTAGTCAGGGTAGGTCTCGGCCTTGAACAGCCCGGGCGGCGGTTCCACGCCGAAGATGTCGCGCAGGACCAGGCGCTGGACCGGGGCGTAATTGGTGCACATGTGCTGCCTCCTTGCCGTGATGCGGGCTATCGTCGGCGCCGCGCGGCATGCCGTCAAGCACACCGCGCGCCGGCACGGTGCGGCAGGCGGCGCACCCCGCGCATGGCAAAAACCGTCAGCCGCGCTGGCGGATTCGGTTATTGCCCGCCCTGCATGGCCCACGCACACTCTTGCGGCAGCCGCTGCGAGCGGCACCGACTACAACAGGCACCTGCCGGCGCTCCAGGGCCCCGGCATCCAGCCCGATCTACAGGAGACACCATGCGCGACTACGCCCAAGCCTTCGACGGATTTTCCTATGACGATGCCGTAGCCCGGCAGCTGCACGGCAGCCTGGACGCGCTCAACGCCTGCGTCGAATGCTGCGACCGGCATGCGCAGCCAGGCCGCATCGCGCTGTTCTGGGAAGGGCGCGACGGCAATTCGCGCAGCTGGAGCTTTGCCGAGCTGCAGGCGCTGTCGGCGCAGTTCGCCGGCTTCCTGCAGGCGCAGGGCGTGCAGCCCGGCGACCGCGTTGCGGGCCTGTTGCCGCGCAACGCGGCACTGCTGGTGACGATCCTCGGCACGTGGCGCGCCGGCGCGGTATACCAGCCGCTGTTTACGGCCTTCGGGCCCAAGGCGATCGAGCACCGGCTCAACAGCTCGGGCGCAAAGGTGGTGGTCACCGACACCGTCAACCGTCCCAAGCTCGACGAGGTGGCGGATTGTCCCGCCATCGTCACCGTGGCCGGCCCGGACGACAAGGAGGGCGCAGGCCTCGGGCGCGGCGACTTCAGCTTCTGGGCCGAGCTGGAACGCCAGCCAGCCTCGTTCGATCCGGTGATGCGCCGCGGCGACGATCCCTTCCTGATGATGTTCACCTCGGGCACCACCGGCCCGGCCAAGCCGCTGCTGGTGCCGCTCAAGGCCATTGCCGCGTTTGCCGGCTATATGCGCGATGCGGTCGACCTGCGCCCGGAAGACGCATTCTGGAACCTGGCCGACCCGGGCTGGGCCTACGGCTTGTATTACGCCGTCACCGGCCCGCTGGCGCTGGGCCATGCCACCACGTTCTACGACGGCCCGTTCACCGTGGAAAGCACCTGCCGGGTGATCCGCAAGTACGGCATCACCAACCTGGCCGGCTCGCCCACCGCGTACCGGCTGCTGATCGCCGCCGGCGAGGCCGTGTCCGGCCCGCTGCGCGGGCAGTTGCGCGCGGTCAGCAGCGCCGGCGAGCCGCTCAACCCGGAAGTGATCCGCTGGTTCGCCAGCGAACTGGACGTGACCATCCACGACCACTACGGCCAGACCGAACTCGGCATGGTGCTGTGCAACCACCACGCGCTGGCGCACCCGGTGCGCATGGGCGCGGCCGGCTTTGCCAGTCCGGGCCACCGCGTGGCGGTGCTCGACGACGAACAGCGCGAACTGCCGGCGGGCCAGCCGGGCACGCTGGCACTGGACCTGGAGCGCTCGCCGATGTGCTGGTTCGGCGGCTACCACGGCACGCCGACCAGTTCCTTTGCCGGCCACTACTACCTGACCGGCGATTCGGCCGAACTGAACGACGACGGCAGCATCAGCTTTATCGGTCGCGCCGACGACGTCATCACCACCTCCGGCTACCGCGTGGGCCCGTTCGACGTGGAAAGCGCGCTGATCGAGCACCCCGCCGTGGTCGAGGCCGCGGTGATCGGCAAGCCCGATCCGGAGCGCACCGAGCTGATCAAGGCCTTTGTCGTGCTCGATCCGCAGCACCGCGCCGCGCCCGAGCTGGCCGAGGCGCTGCGCCAGCACGTGCGCAAGCGCCTGGCAGCCCACGCCTACCCGCGCGAGATCGAGTTCGTGGCCGAGCTGCCCAAGACCCCCAGCGGCAAGGTCCAGCGTTTCATCTTGCGCAACCAGGAAGTCGCCCGCGCGCGCGAAGCCGCCGCGATCTGACGCCCGCCGGCTGGCTCCGGACCGCTTCCTATAATGAGGGAGCGGTTGCCAGGGCCCCCGGTGGTGATGGAGGCCGCGGCGCCGCACCAGGCGCGCCCGCAGGCAGGGGCGCGTGTCTTCCATCTCCAGACCATTCGGGCGAGGCGATCAAAATGCAGAGTAGCGAAGCGGTGCTGACACAGGCGCGCGCAGCCTTGGCGCATGTGCCTTATCAGGGTCATATCCTCCATCCCACGATCAACCTGCGCCTGTCAGACGGCGCGCTGATCCTGGAAGGCGAGGTCGCCGATATCGTCGACAAGACCCGCGCGGCGGCGACGCTGCGGCGCGTGGACGGCGTAACCAGTGTGATCGACCACCTGCGCGTGGCCGACGGCGGCGTCCAGGCGGGCGACGGCGAACTGCGCGATGCGGTATGCGAGCGCCTGCTCAATGCCATCGACTTCCGCAATTGCAAGATTTGCGCACGCGTCAAGGGCAAGCCCGAGTCCCTGCGCGAAGCCGTGGGCGAACGCAGCGGCTGGATCGAGGTAGAGGCGCACGACGGCGCGGTGACGTTGTGGGGGCAGGTGATCAGCCTCTCGCATATGCGCCTGGCCGGCGTGCTGGCCTGGTGGTCGCGCGGCTGCCGCTGCGTGGTCAACGAACTGGTGGTGGCGCCTGCCGAAACCGACCGCGACGATGAAATCACCGAGGCGCTGATGCTGGTGCTGGAGACCGATCCCTTCGTCGATGCCGCCCAGGTCAGCGTGCATACCGATAATCGCGTGGTCACGCTGGAAGGCTGCGTCAGCAACGAGAACACGCGCCGGCAGGTCGAGCGCGACGCGTGGTACGTGCATGGCGTGGAGGACGTGGTCAACCACATCTCGCTGCGAGCCTGAGAAGGTCCGGAACGTTGACGGAACGCCGCCGGCGCGGTCACCCGCGGGTGCCGCGCCGTACCGCGGTGTCTTCCATGCGCCAGTAGCGCCGCCGCGCCCGCAGCGCGAAGCGGGCGCGATAGTCCGACATCGACATCCCCGTGGTGCGCTGGAACAGCCGCCGGAAGGCGGCTGCGTCGCTGTAGCCGCAGGCCTCGGCAATCGCCTGCGTGCCGTGCAGCGTGACTTCCAGCAGCATGCGCGCGCGCTCCACGCGCAGCGTGTGCAGATAGTCCAGCGGCGTGATGCCCGTGACCTGGCGGAAATGCCGCAGCAGCGTGCGTTCGCTGACCGCGGCGGCCTGCGCGACCGCGGCCAGCCGGTAGGGTTCGCCGACATGGTCCTGCAGCCACTGGATCGCGCGGTAGACCGGGCTGTCGGCGGTGCGGCTGAGCCAGCGCTGTGACACCAGCGCCGGCACGCTGCGCTGGCGCTCGGACTGGAACAGCATCAGCTGCGATGCCGCCTGCGCCAGGTCGGGATCGTGCAGGTGCCCCAGCACGCGCAGCATGAACTCAACCTGCAGTGCCGGCGCCACGCACGAGAACACGCGCTGGTGCACGTTCATCGCCTGGTCGCCGCCGAGGTCGCAGCGCGGATATTCGCGCGTCATCCAGCTCTGGTACATCCAGGGTGCGCCGATGCGCGCGCCGTCCAGCAGCCCGAGCTGCAGCGGGAACATCACCCCTGACGAACACGCCGCGATCCAGCCGCCGGCCTCCGCGTGCCGCTCCACCAGGCGCAGCGCCGCGGCGTCGCGCCGCACGATCTCGCCGAGCTGCGGGGCGTTGCTGGCGAGCAGGGCAGGGATGACGAGCAGCGAGTGGCCGTCCGGTGCGCGTGCGCGGCGGGTCGAGGAAGCCAGGCCGGGCAGGTCGGTGGCGAGCGCGCGCCCGTTGCCGCCGCACAGTTGCCAGCTCAGCGTCGGCGCGGCATCGGGCCGCTGCAGGCTGGCCACGCCGGCCACGGTGCGCAGCACGTCCAGCGTGGTGAAGAGCGTGCCCGGCATGGCGTCGGGCAGCCATAGCAGGCGGACATGCAGCGGCGTACT encodes:
- a CDS encoding AraC family transcriptional regulator; amino-acid sequence: MRVQNPSPSGSTPLHVRLLWLPDAMPGTLFTTLDVLRTVAGVASLQRPDAAPTLSWQLCGGNGRALATDLPGLASSTRRARAPDGHSLLVIPALLASNAPQLGEIVRRDAAALRLVERHAEAGGWIAACSSGVMFPLQLGLLDGARIGAPWMYQSWMTREYPRCDLGGDQAMNVHQRVFSCVAPALQVEFMLRVLGHLHDPDLAQAASQLMLFQSERQRSVPALVSQRWLSRTADSPVYRAIQWLQDHVGEPYRLAAVAQAAAVSERTLLRHFRQVTGITPLDYLHTLRVERARMLLEVTLHGTQAIAEACGYSDAAAFRRLFQRTTGMSMSDYRARFALRARRRYWRMEDTAVRRGTRG
- a CDS encoding ionic transporter y4hA (K07300: chaA, CAX; Ca2+:H+ antiporter) — translated: MALTSNKLPAWTLWAPLAAVATLGLAWLLPDQGWLIALMAAALAGAVFSAVHHAEVVAHKVGEPFGTLVLAIAVTVIEVALIVSVMLSSGPEKAGLARDTVFAAVMLICNGIVGLCLFVGGLHHREQAFQAPGANAAMAVLAALLVLTMVLPNYTSSSPGPVLTPAQLAFSGVMSLVLYGSFVFVQTIRHRDYFLAEGSSDESVHAPPPPARIALTSGALLIVCLVLVVALAKLLSPSVEAAVLKAGAPAAVVGIVIAAMVLLPEGLAALRSARADRIQTSLNLALGSALASIGLTIPTVAAVFIWIGQPLELGLGAKDMVLLVLTLVVSSLTLGMGRTTILQGVVHLVILAAYLFLSIVP
- a CDS encoding AMP-binding protein (K01895: ACSS, acs; acetyl-CoA synthetase [EC:6.2.1.1]) translates to MRDYAQAFDGFSYDDAVARQLHGSLDALNACVECCDRHAQPGRIALFWEGRDGNSRSWSFAELQALSAQFAGFLQAQGVQPGDRVAGLLPRNAALLVTILGTWRAGAVYQPLFTAFGPKAIEHRLNSSGAKVVVTDTVNRPKLDEVADCPAIVTVAGPDDKEGAGLGRGDFSFWAELERQPASFDPVMRRGDDPFLMMFTSGTTGPAKPLLVPLKAIAAFAGYMRDAVDLRPEDAFWNLADPGWAYGLYYAVTGPLALGHATTFYDGPFTVESTCRVIRKYGITNLAGSPTAYRLLIAAGEAVSGPLRGQLRAVSSAGEPLNPEVIRWFASELDVTIHDHYGQTELGMVLCNHHALAHPVRMGAAGFASPGHRVAVLDDEQRELPAGQPGTLALDLERSPMCWFGGYHGTPTSSFAGHYYLTGDSAELNDDGSISFIGRADDVITTSGYRVGPFDVESALIEHPAVVEAAVIGKPDPERTELIKAFVVLDPQHRAAPELAEALRQHVRKRLAAHAYPREIEFVAELPKTPSGKVQRFILRNQEVARAREAAAI
- a CDS encoding phospholipid-binding protein, whose protein sequence is MQSSEAVLTQARAALAHVPYQGHILHPTINLRLSDGALILEGEVADIVDKTRAAATLRRVDGVTSVIDHLRVADGGVQAGDGELRDAVCERLLNAIDFRNCKICARVKGKPESLREAVGERSGWIEVEAHDGAVTLWGQVISLSHMRLAGVLAWWSRGCRCVVNELVVAPAETDRDDEITEALMLVLETDPFVDAAQVSVHTDNRVVTLEGCVSNENTRRQVERDAWYVHGVEDVVNHISLRA